Proteins from a single region of Catenulispora acidiphila DSM 44928:
- a CDS encoding aldo/keto reductase, translated as MPVRQLGGLRVPAQGLGCMGLSEFRGPVEPGEALRAVHRALDMGVTMLDTADIYGLGHNESLVGRAVRGRRDQAVIATKCGIVRGRGEAGRRLCGTRRNIKESCERSLARLGVDHIDLFYLHRVDPDTPIEESMLGMAELIAEGKIWYVGLSEAGPETIRRAHAVVPITALQSEWSLFSREVEGEALGVCRELGIGVVAFSPLARGLLSGGIRRLGDLSDRDERRINPRFHPGNFDRNMRLVAALEDVAARMGITVAQLALAWVHHQGPDVVPIPGAEHASHVADNVKAASVTLGAEDLALLERLSPAEAVAGHRMDAVRSGMLPAGKPHPNS; from the coding sequence ATGCCCGTTCGGCAGTTGGGAGGGCTGCGCGTCCCGGCCCAAGGACTGGGCTGTATGGGACTGAGCGAGTTCCGCGGACCGGTGGAGCCCGGGGAGGCTCTGCGCGCCGTGCACCGCGCGCTCGATATGGGCGTGACCATGCTCGATACCGCGGACATCTACGGGCTCGGACATAACGAGAGCTTGGTCGGACGGGCTGTTCGGGGACGTCGGGACCAGGCGGTGATCGCCACGAAATGCGGGATCGTCCGGGGACGCGGCGAGGCCGGCCGACGGCTGTGCGGAACCCGGCGCAACATCAAGGAGTCCTGCGAGCGTTCGCTGGCCCGGCTCGGGGTCGACCACATCGACCTGTTCTATCTGCACCGGGTCGATCCCGACACGCCGATCGAGGAGTCCATGCTGGGCATGGCGGAGCTGATCGCCGAGGGCAAGATCTGGTACGTCGGGCTGTCGGAAGCCGGTCCGGAGACCATTCGGCGCGCGCACGCGGTCGTGCCGATCACCGCGCTGCAGAGCGAGTGGAGCCTGTTCTCCCGGGAGGTCGAGGGCGAGGCGCTGGGCGTGTGCCGTGAGCTGGGCATCGGCGTGGTCGCCTTCTCCCCGCTGGCGCGCGGGCTGCTGTCCGGGGGCATCCGGCGGCTCGGCGATCTGTCCGACCGGGACGAACGCCGCATCAACCCGCGCTTCCACCCGGGCAACTTCGACCGCAACATGCGCCTGGTCGCCGCCCTGGAGGACGTCGCGGCGCGGATGGGCATCACGGTGGCGCAGCTCGCGCTGGCGTGGGTGCACCATCAGGGCCCTGACGTGGTCCCCATCCCCGGCGCCGAGCACGCCTCACACGTGGCCGACAACGTCAAGGCCGCCTCGGTCACCCTCGGCGCCGAGGACCTGGCCCTGCTCGAACGCCTCTCGCCGGCCGAAGCCGTGGCCGGCCACCGGATGGACGCCGTGCGCTCCGGCATGCTGCCGGCCGGCAAGCCGCATCCGAACAGCTGA
- a CDS encoding glycoside hydrolase family 130 protein, which translates to MTTAESVPAQSPARGLEADELVTRRRLRLNRDPSRVIAKLFLPGGQPPDMNSRAGGVVRRVLTLSDVEVEASYTQILEQFGSRHRDLQETFAENYRTIEHRVGHDKDVSEQRRLLIGAHFTHEYAIEGAALTNPSMVPHPDQSGLRPGELRFLMSARAIGEGHLSCVEFRTGVIGSGGELRVDQPSPHASIGSVRATRYERSLLAAAMAGHGEDDEVVAYLLRHLPEHFTDAELEARLGELHPQLLVQENTYRTVSRIHWFLACQYRLEFSADADVSEHVLWPQSPTERRGVEDARFVRCVDPDGSVMYRGTYTAYSGSDSATQLMETPDFQTFQMSQLFGPAVGSKGLALFPRQVEGRHVALSRWDPESNAIATSQDGRIWQRAGSLDAPLRQWELTQVGNCGSPIETEAGWLALTHGVGPMRTYALGAILLDLKDPTQVVGTLRDPLLIAAPDERDGYVPNVVYSCGALKHEDLLVIPYGFGDMGIEFATVSVSGLLERLEGH; encoded by the coding sequence ATGACCACCGCTGAATCCGTCCCCGCGCAGAGTCCGGCCCGGGGACTGGAGGCCGACGAACTCGTGACCCGCAGGCGCCTGCGCCTCAACCGAGATCCCAGCCGCGTCATCGCGAAACTCTTCCTCCCCGGAGGGCAGCCTCCGGACATGAACTCCCGCGCCGGCGGCGTCGTCCGCCGCGTTCTGACCCTGTCCGACGTTGAGGTCGAGGCCTCCTACACGCAGATCCTCGAGCAGTTCGGCTCCCGCCACCGCGACCTGCAGGAGACGTTCGCCGAGAACTACCGCACCATCGAGCACCGCGTGGGCCATGACAAGGACGTCTCCGAGCAGCGCAGACTGCTGATCGGCGCGCACTTCACCCACGAATACGCGATCGAGGGCGCGGCGCTGACCAACCCCTCGATGGTCCCGCACCCCGATCAGAGCGGTCTGCGGCCCGGCGAACTCCGCTTCCTGATGAGCGCCCGCGCCATCGGCGAGGGGCACCTGTCCTGTGTCGAGTTCCGGACCGGCGTCATCGGGTCCGGCGGCGAGCTGCGCGTCGACCAGCCCTCACCGCACGCCTCGATCGGCAGCGTGCGCGCCACCCGCTACGAGCGCTCGCTCCTGGCGGCGGCGATGGCCGGTCACGGCGAGGACGACGAAGTCGTCGCCTACCTCCTGCGCCACCTGCCCGAGCACTTCACGGACGCCGAGCTGGAAGCCCGCCTCGGCGAGCTGCATCCGCAGCTGCTCGTCCAGGAAAACACCTACCGCACGGTCTCCCGCATCCACTGGTTCCTGGCCTGCCAGTACCGGCTGGAGTTCAGCGCCGACGCCGACGTCTCCGAACACGTCCTGTGGCCGCAGTCGCCGACCGAGCGGCGCGGCGTCGAGGACGCCCGGTTCGTGCGCTGCGTGGACCCGGACGGCTCGGTGATGTACCGCGGGACGTACACCGCCTACAGCGGCAGCGACTCGGCGACCCAGCTCATGGAGACCCCCGATTTCCAGACCTTCCAGATGTCCCAGTTGTTCGGCCCGGCCGTCGGCAGCAAGGGTCTGGCCCTGTTCCCGCGCCAAGTCGAGGGACGCCATGTGGCGCTGTCGCGCTGGGACCCGGAGAGCAACGCGATCGCCACGTCCCAGGACGGCCGGATCTGGCAGCGCGCCGGCAGCCTGGACGCGCCGCTGCGCCAATGGGAGCTGACCCAGGTCGGCAACTGCGGATCGCCGATCGAGACCGAAGCCGGATGGCTGGCGCTGACCCACGGCGTCGGACCGATGCGGACCTACGCGCTCGGCGCCATCCTGCTGGATCTGAAGGATCCGACGCAGGTGGTCGGCACGCTGCGGGACCCCCTGCTGATCGCCGCGCCGGACGAGCGCGACGGGTACGTGCCGAACGTCGTCTACTCCTGCGGCGCGCTCAAGCACGAGGACCTGCTGGTGATCCCCTACGGCTTCGGCGACATGGGGATCGAGTTCGCGACCGTCTCGGTGTCCGGGCTGCTGGAGCGGCTGGAAGGACACTGA
- a CDS encoding adhesin: MLTLTDRAAEAVRNLTTQSDLPDDSAGLRIVSHGAAQNSGQGQLSLSLTQGPHSGDAVVETGPARVFLEAEAAQALNDQQLDATVADDGGVRFLLAPQQ; this comes from the coding sequence GTGCTGACTCTCACCGACCGGGCCGCCGAGGCCGTCCGCAACCTGACCACGCAATCCGATCTGCCCGACGACAGTGCCGGGCTGCGCATCGTTTCGCACGGTGCCGCCCAGAACAGCGGGCAGGGTCAACTTTCGTTGTCCCTCACCCAGGGTCCGCACTCCGGCGACGCCGTCGTGGAGACCGGGCCCGCCCGGGTCTTCCTCGAGGCCGAGGCCGCGCAGGCCCTGAACGACCAGCAGCTGGACGCGACCGTCGCCGACGACGGCGGGGTCAGGTTCCTGCTCGCGCCGCAGCAGTAA
- a CDS encoding hemerythrin domain-containing protein, which translates to MSATDRRDVIDVLTGEHRAVEALFQRLETGGGGPDGSRKSLVDALALELAWHAAAAQRYLLPLARRTLPDGDALADRHTAEHLTVEHMVRDLEAKDPSDARFEPLLAQLVAAARGHIEHEEQITFVELTRECDRGELLAAGEEMAAARRRAEAEAASATIPAQARSDAAGPGSVTTASTTAASASTTATPTPAPSVVDRVRAALFGA; encoded by the coding sequence ATGAGCGCGACCGACCGCCGTGATGTGATCGACGTCCTGACCGGCGAGCACCGCGCGGTCGAGGCGTTGTTCCAGCGGCTGGAGACCGGGGGCGGCGGTCCCGACGGCTCGCGCAAGTCCCTGGTCGACGCGCTCGCCCTGGAGCTGGCCTGGCACGCCGCCGCCGCGCAGCGCTACCTGCTGCCGCTGGCCCGGCGCACCCTGCCCGACGGCGACGCGCTGGCCGACCGGCACACCGCCGAGCATCTGACGGTCGAGCACATGGTGCGCGACCTGGAGGCCAAGGACCCCTCGGACGCCCGCTTCGAGCCGCTGCTGGCGCAGCTGGTCGCCGCGGCGCGCGGGCACATCGAGCACGAGGAGCAGATCACCTTCGTGGAGCTGACCCGGGAGTGCGACCGGGGCGAGCTGCTGGCCGCCGGCGAGGAGATGGCCGCCGCGCGGCGCCGGGCCGAGGCCGAGGCCGCGAGCGCGACCATCCCGGCGCAGGCCAGGTCCGACGCCGCCGGACCTGGATCGGTGACCACCGCCTCGACCACCGCGGCCAGCGCCTCCACCACCGCCACCCCCACTCCCGCCCCCAGCGTCGTCGACCGGGTCCGGGCGGCACTCTTCGGCGCCTGA
- a CDS encoding HAMP domain-containing protein: protein MESPETRLDRPASTDPRLERILGALRAVRDGDFRRRIVVSGDDVVAEICVLCNDIAEANQGYLAELERVGAAVGRDGALGQRLAPGTGAGDWERQRETVNTLLDDLARPLLDTGRVLAAIAQGDLSQQVVVDGRGDLADVGRTLDDMRLTLRTLASEVTRVAGEIGSDGRLGGQAEVPGAAGTWKDLTDSVNLMAGNLTGQVRDIAQVATAVARGDLTRQITVDVRGELLELKTTLNTMVNQLSGFADEVTRVAREVGSDGILGGQAKVPGVAGTWKDLTDSVNLMAGNLTNQVRSIARVATAVASGDLTQTIDVDVRGEILELKDTLNTMVEQLSGFASEVIRVAREVGTEGRLGGQAQVPGVAGLWRDLTDAVNSMANNLTNQVRNIAQVTTAVAQGDLGKKIDVDARGEILELKTTINTMVDQLSGFADEVTRVAREVGTEGNLGGQARVRGASGTWKDLTDNVNVMANNLTGQVRSIARVATAVASGDLTKKITVEAKGEVAALAETFNGMVDTLSAFADEVTRVAGEVGTEGMLGGQARVPGVAGTWKELTDRVNVMADNLTSQVRNIAQVTTAVANGDLTRRIDVDARGEILELKTTLNTMVDRLSAFASEVTRVAREVGTEGKLGGQATVEDVSGTWQRLTESVNQLASNLTTQVRAIAEVATAVTEGDLTRAITVDASGEVADLKDNINQMIANLRATTNANQEQDWLNTNLARIAGLLPGRRDLASVAAMVLEELAPLVSAHSAAFFLAESEDGPLGFAEEAADVRLRMIAGFGYAAAPGDGPVFAPGQGLVGQVAVSKKTVALTGAPAGYVPIRSGLGQTDATNVIVLPVLFERQTLGVIELASVNVFTQTHRDFLETLKETIGTAVNTITTNVRTDALLRESQRLTTELQKRQSDLQESNNELEDKAAQLARQNKDIEIKNTEIEQARLTLEDRAQQLALASKVKSEFMANMSHELRTPLNSMLILARLLADNVDTNLTPRQVDFAQTIHSAGSDLLELINDILDLSKIEAGRMEVQNESWPIADLAEGLAATFQPLAAEKGLRLRVDVTAGAPATVTADSQRVQQILRNLLSNAVKFTDTGEVTLRVTAARGAHGEPAIAFAVVDTGIGIAEDKLELIFEAFQQADGTTSRQYGGTGLGLSISRELTRLLSAELRVSSAPGRGSTFTLQLPIEPPAADAKVEPAGTDRPSGADAGDAQAPAAVLVMEPVGVTTLADAVESVLDELTGIKGRVAVTRLSRAADLDGVLAGGARPVCAVVDLGCPEAEVRAVLDAVTTGASSTPVMLYESVAEDGAADALRRSVRDAARWEVAHSVPQVAERVTLHVLTGAPRLSGPGSEPDRPGRELPRFDGQKVLVIDDDIRNVFALTSALELHGLTVVYAGNGREGIELLKQNEDVALALMDIMMPGMDGYATTARIRALDGFRDLPIVAVSAKAMKGDREKSLAAGANEHVTKPVDMDLLLRLIKDLI from the coding sequence ATGGAATCCCCTGAGACCCGGCTGGACCGGCCGGCCTCGACCGACCCGCGTCTGGAGCGGATCCTCGGCGCGCTGCGCGCCGTGCGCGACGGCGACTTCCGCCGGCGCATCGTCGTCAGCGGGGACGACGTGGTGGCGGAGATCTGTGTGCTGTGCAACGACATCGCCGAGGCGAACCAGGGCTACCTGGCCGAGCTGGAGCGGGTCGGGGCGGCCGTGGGCCGGGACGGCGCGCTGGGCCAGCGGCTGGCGCCGGGCACCGGCGCCGGGGACTGGGAGCGCCAGCGCGAGACCGTCAACACCCTGCTGGACGACCTGGCCCGGCCGCTGCTGGACACCGGCCGGGTGCTCGCCGCGATCGCCCAGGGCGACCTGTCCCAGCAGGTGGTCGTGGACGGCCGGGGCGACCTGGCCGACGTCGGCCGGACCCTGGACGACATGCGCCTGACGCTGCGCACCCTGGCCTCGGAGGTCACCCGGGTGGCCGGGGAGATCGGCAGCGACGGACGCCTCGGCGGCCAGGCAGAGGTCCCCGGCGCCGCGGGCACCTGGAAGGACCTCACCGACTCGGTCAACCTGATGGCCGGCAACCTCACCGGCCAGGTCCGCGACATCGCGCAGGTCGCCACCGCGGTCGCCCGGGGCGACCTGACCCGGCAGATCACCGTCGACGTGCGCGGCGAGCTGCTGGAGCTGAAGACCACCCTGAACACCATGGTGAACCAGCTGTCCGGGTTCGCCGACGAGGTCACCCGGGTGGCCCGCGAGGTCGGCAGCGACGGCATCCTGGGCGGCCAGGCGAAGGTCCCCGGCGTGGCCGGGACCTGGAAGGACCTCACCGACTCGGTGAACCTGATGGCCGGCAACCTGACCAACCAGGTGCGCAGCATCGCACGGGTGGCCACCGCCGTGGCCTCCGGCGACCTGACCCAGACCATCGACGTGGATGTGCGCGGGGAGATCCTGGAGCTCAAGGACACCCTGAACACCATGGTCGAGCAGCTGTCCGGGTTCGCCTCCGAGGTGATCCGGGTGGCCCGCGAGGTCGGCACCGAGGGCCGCCTCGGCGGCCAGGCACAGGTCCCCGGGGTCGCCGGGCTCTGGCGCGACCTCACCGACGCGGTGAACTCGATGGCCAACAACCTGACCAACCAGGTGCGCAACATCGCGCAGGTCACCACCGCCGTGGCGCAGGGCGACCTGGGCAAGAAGATCGACGTGGACGCCCGCGGCGAGATCCTGGAGCTGAAGACCACCATCAACACCATGGTCGACCAGCTCTCCGGCTTCGCCGACGAGGTCACGCGCGTGGCCCGCGAGGTCGGCACCGAGGGCAACCTGGGCGGCCAGGCGCGCGTGCGCGGCGCCTCGGGCACGTGGAAGGACCTGACCGACAACGTCAACGTCATGGCGAACAACCTGACCGGCCAGGTCCGCAGCATCGCGCGGGTCGCCACGGCGGTCGCTTCCGGCGACCTGACCAAGAAGATCACCGTGGAGGCCAAGGGCGAGGTCGCGGCGCTCGCCGAGACCTTCAACGGCATGGTCGACACGCTCTCGGCGTTCGCCGACGAGGTGACCCGCGTGGCCGGCGAGGTCGGCACCGAGGGCATGCTCGGCGGCCAGGCGCGCGTGCCCGGCGTGGCCGGGACCTGGAAGGAGCTCACCGACCGGGTGAACGTGATGGCCGACAACCTGACCAGCCAGGTGCGGAACATCGCGCAGGTGACCACCGCGGTCGCCAACGGGGACCTGACCCGCCGGATCGACGTGGACGCGCGCGGCGAGATCCTCGAGCTGAAGACCACCCTGAACACGATGGTGGACCGGCTCTCTGCCTTCGCCTCCGAAGTGACCCGCGTCGCCCGCGAGGTCGGTACGGAAGGCAAGCTCGGCGGTCAGGCCACTGTCGAGGACGTCTCAGGGACCTGGCAGCGCCTCACCGAATCGGTGAACCAGCTCGCCTCCAACCTGACCACGCAGGTCCGCGCGATCGCCGAGGTCGCCACCGCGGTGACCGAGGGCGACCTGACCCGCGCGATCACCGTCGACGCCTCCGGAGAGGTCGCCGACCTCAAGGACAACATCAACCAGATGATCGCCAACCTGCGCGCGACCACCAACGCCAACCAGGAGCAGGACTGGCTGAACACCAACCTGGCGCGCATCGCCGGTCTGCTCCCCGGGCGGCGCGACCTGGCCAGCGTCGCGGCCATGGTTCTGGAGGAGCTGGCGCCGCTGGTCTCCGCGCACAGCGCCGCGTTCTTCCTCGCCGAGTCCGAGGACGGACCGCTGGGCTTCGCCGAGGAGGCCGCGGACGTCCGGCTGCGGATGATCGCAGGGTTCGGCTACGCCGCCGCCCCCGGCGACGGCCCGGTCTTCGCCCCCGGGCAGGGACTGGTCGGGCAGGTCGCGGTGAGCAAGAAGACGGTCGCGCTGACCGGCGCGCCGGCCGGGTACGTGCCGATCCGCTCCGGGCTCGGGCAGACCGACGCCACCAACGTCATCGTGCTCCCGGTGCTCTTCGAACGGCAGACGCTCGGCGTGATCGAGCTGGCCTCGGTCAACGTGTTCACCCAGACCCACCGCGACTTCCTGGAGACGCTCAAGGAGACGATCGGCACCGCGGTCAACACCATCACCACCAACGTCCGCACCGACGCGCTGCTGCGCGAGTCCCAGCGCCTGACCACCGAGCTGCAGAAGCGCCAGAGCGACCTGCAGGAGTCGAACAACGAGCTCGAGGACAAGGCGGCGCAGCTCGCTCGGCAGAACAAGGACATCGAGATCAAGAACACCGAGATCGAGCAGGCGCGCCTCACCCTGGAGGACCGCGCGCAACAGCTCGCCCTGGCGTCCAAGGTCAAGTCCGAGTTCATGGCGAACATGTCGCACGAGCTGCGCACCCCGCTGAACAGCATGCTGATCCTGGCCCGGCTGCTGGCCGACAACGTCGACACCAACCTGACCCCGCGCCAGGTGGACTTCGCCCAGACCATCCACTCGGCGGGCTCGGACCTGCTGGAGCTGATCAACGACATCCTGGACCTGTCCAAGATCGAGGCCGGCCGGATGGAGGTGCAGAACGAGTCCTGGCCGATCGCCGACCTGGCCGAGGGACTGGCCGCGACGTTCCAGCCGCTGGCCGCCGAGAAGGGCCTGCGGCTGCGCGTGGACGTCACCGCCGGCGCGCCGGCCACCGTCACCGCCGACAGCCAGCGCGTCCAGCAGATCCTGCGCAACCTGCTGTCCAACGCGGTGAAGTTCACCGACACCGGCGAGGTGACGCTGCGGGTGACCGCGGCGCGCGGCGCGCACGGCGAGCCGGCGATCGCCTTCGCGGTCGTGGACACCGGCATCGGGATCGCCGAGGACAAGCTGGAGCTCATCTTCGAGGCCTTCCAGCAGGCCGACGGCACCACCAGCCGGCAGTACGGCGGCACCGGGCTGGGCCTGTCCATCAGCCGCGAGCTGACCCGGCTGCTCAGCGCCGAGCTGCGGGTCTCCAGCGCGCCGGGCCGGGGGAGCACCTTCACCCTGCAGCTCCCGATCGAGCCGCCGGCCGCCGACGCCAAGGTCGAGCCCGCCGGCACGGACCGTCCCTCCGGCGCCGACGCCGGCGACGCGCAGGCGCCGGCCGCGGTCCTGGTCATGGAGCCGGTCGGGGTCACAACGCTGGCCGACGCGGTCGAGTCGGTCCTGGACGAGCTCACCGGCATCAAGGGCCGGGTCGCGGTGACCCGGCTGTCCCGGGCGGCCGATCTGGACGGCGTGCTGGCCGGCGGCGCGCGTCCGGTCTGCGCGGTCGTCGACCTCGGCTGTCCGGAGGCAGAGGTGCGCGCCGTCCTGGACGCCGTCACGACCGGCGCCTCCAGCACCCCGGTCATGCTCTACGAATCGGTGGCCGAGGACGGCGCCGCCGACGCGCTGCGCCGCTCGGTCCGCGACGCCGCCCGCTGGGAGGTCGCGCACTCGGTCCCGCAGGTCGCCGAACGCGTGACCCTGCACGTCCTGACCGGCGCCCCGCGCCTGAGCGGACCCGGCTCCGAGCCGGACCGCCCGGGGCGGGAGCTGCCGCGCTTCGACGGCCAGAAGGTCCTGGTCATCGACGACGACATCCGCAACGTCTTCGCCCTCACCAGCGCGCTGGAGCTGCACGGCCTCACCGTGGTCTACGCCGGCAACGGCCGGGAGGGCATCGAGCTGCTCAAGCAGAACGAGGACGTGGCGCTGGCACTGATGGACATCATGATGCCCGGCATGGACGGCTACGCCACCACCGCCCGCATCCGCGCCCTGGACGGCTTCCGCGACCTGCCGATCGTCGCGGTCAGCGCCAAGGCGATGAAGGGCGACCGCGAGAAGAGCCTGGCCGCCGGGGCGAACGAGCACGTCACCAAGCCAGTGGACATGGATCTGCTGCTGCGGCTGATCAAGGATCTGATCTGA
- a CDS encoding SpoIIE family protein phosphatase, giving the protein MNEDDIAPRDDAERAGPRADAEAAGSRDGAELTASRDDAEGAASRDAAEGAAPHDDAERTALRAAARAFADERRQLLHDQREHRRDALVDQAVGVVMARSACGSAEAVAQLAAIAERSRRPLADVAADVVAEASGRSAEPAERSDTLRLRPEVAGLDRATDGDDLARVLVAEALGFSHPTGAAIGLLDDDGTVAVVGSHGFPARGIRRWRRIPPAVDCLINRALRAGRPVWTDAGTGDAPPPLGEPAGADRAQTRVAVPVRFGRALIGAVELAWPPNAELDQQARRQAEAVVLSVGPSLLRTLGPEGSAASVASAASAASAASAASSAGSSAADDSPWQDLLDLMEQPALVVSEDPAAPDDVRRFRVIARNQHAAELVSPVATDGTLAEAAPWLLAEDLPERLIAVLHTGAPYRLRVQTGPLGVDSLTAVRVGAGTVIVVCHRASLDPIAADGTLERLARFGTWRWDVDSDRVAWSAEALGIVDAPGLGDSAGIDRPPYTVHPDDTEAERRFVKTLTVERRPAEAEFRILHYDGEPTRVRVAAEPVGGEEDAAESGAVSGAVVGVVQDVTEWRRAETGLEVARVQLAAQRSRADAERQLASALQQAVVPSAARNQPPRSGVQIAARYRPASASAGVGGDWYSVFPLRDDKMLLAIGDVAGHGLPAASAMADLHHGLRGMALAETRPGRLLTLLNELVETMPQFTIASACALLWDPATRRLTWGNAGHPAPLRIRAGVATPLYDAVGPMLGADPYAEYEDCEADVASGDVLLLYTDGLVERRRVGDDETIAHLLHQTRYPDADLDHYADRILDSARSDTDDDVCVLAVRFE; this is encoded by the coding sequence ATGAATGAGGACGACATCGCGCCGCGTGACGATGCCGAGCGCGCTGGACCGCGTGCCGATGCCGAGGCCGCCGGGTCGCGCGACGGTGCCGAGCTCACCGCGTCGCGCGACGATGCCGAGGGCGCCGCGTCGCGCGACGCCGCCGAGGGCGCCGCGCCGCACGACGACGCCGAGCGCACCGCGCTGCGTGCGGCGGCGCGCGCCTTCGCCGACGAGCGTCGGCAGCTGCTGCACGACCAGCGCGAGCACCGCCGCGACGCGCTCGTCGACCAGGCGGTCGGCGTGGTCATGGCGCGCTCGGCGTGCGGTTCGGCCGAGGCGGTCGCGCAGCTGGCGGCGATCGCCGAGCGCAGCCGGCGGCCGCTGGCCGATGTCGCCGCCGACGTGGTGGCCGAGGCCTCGGGCCGGTCCGCGGAGCCCGCGGAGCGCTCCGACACGCTGCGGCTGCGGCCGGAGGTCGCGGGCCTGGACCGGGCCACCGACGGCGACGACCTGGCCCGCGTCCTGGTCGCCGAGGCGCTGGGCTTCTCCCATCCCACCGGCGCGGCCATCGGGCTGCTGGATGATGACGGGACCGTGGCGGTCGTCGGCTCGCACGGCTTTCCGGCGCGGGGGATCCGGCGCTGGCGGCGGATCCCCCCGGCCGTGGACTGCTTGATCAACCGCGCGCTGCGAGCCGGGCGACCGGTCTGGACCGACGCCGGGACCGGCGACGCGCCGCCGCCCTTGGGCGAGCCGGCCGGCGCCGACCGGGCCCAGACCCGGGTCGCGGTGCCGGTGCGGTTCGGGCGCGCGCTGATCGGTGCGGTGGAGCTGGCGTGGCCGCCGAACGCCGAGCTTGATCAGCAGGCTCGGCGGCAGGCCGAGGCGGTGGTGCTCTCGGTGGGTCCGTCGTTGCTGCGGACGCTGGGACCTGAAGGGTCCGCGGCATCAGTGGCATCCGCGGCATCCGCGGCATCGGCAGCATCGGCGGCGAGCTCCGCCGGTTCTTCTGCCGCCGACGACTCACCGTGGCAGGACCTGCTGGATCTCATGGAACAGCCGGCGCTCGTGGTGAGCGAGGACCCCGCGGCTCCCGACGACGTCCGCCGCTTCCGCGTGATCGCCCGCAATCAGCACGCTGCGGAGCTGGTGAGCCCGGTCGCCACCGACGGCACCCTCGCCGAGGCCGCGCCCTGGCTGCTCGCCGAGGATCTGCCCGAGCGCCTGATCGCTGTGCTGCACACCGGCGCGCCGTACCGGCTCCGGGTCCAGACCGGTCCGCTCGGCGTGGACTCGCTCACCGCGGTGCGCGTCGGCGCCGGGACGGTGATCGTGGTCTGCCATCGCGCCTCCTTGGACCCGATCGCCGCCGACGGCACGCTGGAGCGCCTCGCCCGCTTCGGGACCTGGCGCTGGGACGTCGACAGCGACCGCGTGGCCTGGTCCGCCGAGGCGCTGGGGATCGTGGACGCGCCGGGCTTGGGCGACTCCGCCGGGATCGACCGCCCGCCCTACACCGTGCACCCGGACGACACCGAAGCCGAGCGCCGCTTCGTCAAGACCCTGACGGTCGAACGCCGTCCCGCCGAGGCCGAGTTCCGGATCCTGCACTACGACGGCGAGCCGACCCGCGTGCGGGTGGCGGCCGAGCCGGTCGGCGGGGAGGAGGACGCCGCCGAGTCCGGCGCTGTGTCCGGCGCGGTGGTCGGCGTGGTCCAGGACGTGACCGAGTGGCGCCGCGCCGAGACCGGCCTGGAAGTCGCCCGCGTCCAGCTCGCCGCCCAACGCTCCCGCGCCGACGCCGAACGCCAGCTGGCCTCGGCGCTCCAGCAGGCCGTCGTGCCCAGCGCGGCCCGCAACCAGCCGCCGCGCAGCGGGGTGCAGATCGCCGCGCGCTACCGCCCGGCCAGCGCCTCGGCCGGCGTCGGCGGGGACTGGTACTCGGTCTTCCCGCTGCGCGACGACAAGATGCTGCTGGCGATCGGCGACGTCGCCGGGCACGGCCTGCCCGCCGCCTCGGCGATGGCCGACCTGCACCACGGACTGCGCGGCATGGCGCTGGCCGAGACCCGCCCGGGCCGGCTGCTCACGCTGCTCAACGAGCTGGTCGAGACCATGCCGCAGTTCACCATCGCCAGCGCCTGCGCGCTGCTGTGGGATCCCGCGACCCGCCGCCTGACCTGGGGGAACGCCGGGCATCCGGCGCCGCTGCGGATCCGGGCCGGCGTGGCCACGCCGCTGTACGACGCGGTGGGACCGATGCTCGGCGCCGATCCGTACGCCGAATACGAGGACTGCGAAGCCGACGTGGCCAGCGGCGACGTGCTGCTGCTGTACACCGACGGCCTAGTGGAGCGCCGCCGGGTCGGCGACGACGAAACCATCGCGCATCTGCTCCACCAGACCAGGTATCCCGACGCCGACCTGGACCATTACGCCGACCGGATCCTCGACAGCGCGCGCTCGGACACCGACGACGACGTGTGCGTGCTGGCCGTCCGCTTCGAATAG
- a CDS encoding ATP-binding protein — MTQSVEAAPRHSRIRTQRGPSAVLTVPARKDYVVIIRSAVAQLAACAGFTTREISDLRLAVNEACALLVTGQQSTGVIECRADVGAALNDAPGDVLRVTLAAPTGAFDTPDTDGLGWTMMTALVDAVAWAQDGVTARVDLKVRRGVRTG, encoded by the coding sequence ATGACGCAGAGCGTCGAGGCGGCGCCGAGGCACAGCCGGATCAGGACGCAGCGCGGCCCGTCCGCGGTCCTGACCGTGCCGGCCCGCAAGGATTACGTGGTCATCATCCGCTCCGCGGTGGCCCAACTCGCCGCGTGCGCCGGATTCACCACCCGCGAGATCTCCGATCTGCGGCTGGCGGTCAACGAGGCGTGCGCGCTGCTGGTCACCGGGCAGCAGAGCACCGGCGTCATTGAGTGCCGCGCCGACGTCGGCGCGGCACTCAATGACGCCCCGGGCGACGTGCTGCGGGTCACCCTGGCCGCCCCCACCGGCGCCTTCGACACCCCCGACACCGACGGTCTGGGCTGGACCATGATGACCGCCCTGGTCGACGCGGTGGCCTGGGCCCAGGACGGGGTCACGGCGCGCGTCGACCTGAAGGTGCGGCGCGGCGTCCGGACTGGTTGA